Below is a window of Desulfobotulus mexicanus DNA.
GGACTGCTCTATTACCATTTTTCTGAATTTATCCGGCTTTATTATGCCTAGCTTAGGATGTTTTCTTATGATCTGCTGGGCCGTTATCATCTCACTTTTATCATAAATGGCATCCGCACTGACCATGGCAACCATAATACGAATAAGACCCTCTTCAAAACCACCATCCCCGGTTTTAGAAATCCATAGTTCACGGTCACTTTCCCTCCGCAAAGCCTTAGCCTGCATTTCATCTTCAGGCTTTTTCCCATGAACAAGTCCTTCAATGGCAGGACCAAAAAAAAGCTTCATGGCAGGATTGTCATAGGTAAGCTTAAAAAGAAACTCATCTTTTCTATCCCTTGCGTCCCTGTAGCGGTTCAGGCTGTCCTCAATCAGGCTGGATGTATATTTTTCAATACGTGCAAAGTAATTATTTTCTCTGTCTACGGGACTGCGTTTTTTTGCAACAATACGTCCCATTGTTTTAAAGGGAAGCATCATGGGATTCAGATCAGAAAAAACATAACGCTGCACCCTAAGAGGATGCATTTGCTTGGCAAGCTCCGCTGTATAACGGTTACTGCATTTCTGTACAATGGGACTTAAAAAAACTTTATAAAGGTAATCGTTAGCCTGGGATAATGTGGAAACCGGAACAAAGGCCTCTTCATCTTCAATGCCGTCATCATATGCAAGAATCTGCTCCACACTCCGTTCTTCAAAACGGACTTTATAATCATTCATCCAAGGCTTTGAGGGCTCTTCTTCAATCACCATCTCATAAAGCCCCGGTGCAAGGTAAGGAATCATATCAACAGAGCCAATGATCTGATTGTGTTCCTTTTTGGCAATAGCGCCCGATACAAAAATACCAAGATGACCTATATCTTTATGAACAATATAAATTATCACCTGTTTATGGCGCTTAAGATCTTCCGTTGTTTCATAAACCCTTGGAATCCAGTTCAGAGCCTGTTGGGGCGGCGTGATATTATCCCCGTTGGAAGTAAAAATAACAATGGGATCTTCCAGCTTTTTCAGATCAAGCTCTTGCCCTTCCTGCAACCAGAGCCGCCCCCGCTCCAGTCGGTTTCCCACAAAAAGATTTTCGACAATAAAGTGAATTTCCTCACGGGTCATCATGAAAAAACCACCCCACCACTTTTCAAAATCGAGAAAGCGCTCTTCTTCCGTATCCACCTGGTCATAAACATTGTACAGCTTGGTCCAGTAGGTATTAGCAGGGTTCAGACCCTCAAAATTAGCAACAAGATTGGCTCCGTCAAAAAAACCATTGCCAAGATCACTTAAAAGGGAATTGACCCATACACCACCCAGCAGACCTCCGCGATAGCGCATGGGGTTGGCCCCCTCCACTCCTGACCAGTAGGACAGAGGAGACCCGTTCAGCACAAGGGGCCCTGAAATATCAGGCCTGTCAGCAGCCACCAGGGCTGCTGCCCAACCTGCCTGACAATTGCCTATGATGGCAGGTTTTTCCGAATCAGGATGCCTTTTGTGCACCTCTTCCAGAAAAAGAACCTGGGCACGCTGTACATCTACGAGGGTCTGCCCCCTGAAAGGATCCGTATAAAACAGCATGAAATACACAGGATGTCCATTTTGAAGGGCCATGCCAATCTCAGAGTCCTGCTTTGAACCACCAATGCCAGGACCATGCCCTGCACGGGGGTCAATTATAAGAATCGGTCTTTTAGGTCTCTTATTTTTTACCTTCACATCAGGATCCTGCCTGCGCTCTACACCTTCAGGCAGATTTTCTGAAGGCTTTTCACGGCTGTCCAGAATACGAACCAGAGAAAAATTAACAGGTCTTTCAAAGGTACGACCATCCATTATCATTTCATAATCAAAGACAAGGACAGGAGGTTGCCCTTTTTCAAGGTGCTCCAGATAAATATTCCCACGCTTGCGCAAAGTATCCCAGAAAAGAATCTGCCTCTGGATAGTGTCAACCATATAGTCAGTGATCTCTCCTGGATTGGCAGACTCTTTAAACAGAGATGCTTTTATAAATGTTTCCATATGTCCCTCTTTATTTATATCCTTTAATAGTTTTTTTATCAGCTATCATTTTTGAAAAAGTCTGATAAAGCCATTCTTTTGAATGGAGGTATAATTTCTGAGAATTTACAAACACCATATTTTAAATAACTCTCCTTATACTTAAGAACGATCTTTATATAAACAGTCATAAAACAGACTTTGATAAATATAAGAAATCTTTGCTGCAATGCAAATTTTATTTTCAGACAATCCTGTTGACAAACTCAATTTAAAGGTGTTATCAGGCTGCCTTAATGACCATGGGTCAAAAAATGAATAAGGGTCACAATGCCAACAAAACAACAGTTAAAGTCAAGACAGACCCAGGAAGAACTGATGGCTGCTGCCATCCGTATTTTCGGAGAAAAGGGCTATTCTGCTGCTACCATAGCTGAAATAACTGATTATGCAGGCTACGCTAAAGGTAATTTCTACAGATACTGGAAAAGCAAGGATGAGCTTTTTCTTGA
It encodes the following:
- a CDS encoding DUF3141 domain-containing protein, giving the protein METFIKASLFKESANPGEITDYMVDTIQRQILFWDTLRKRGNIYLEHLEKGQPPVLVFDYEMIMDGRTFERPVNFSLVRILDSREKPSENLPEGVERRQDPDVKVKNKRPKRPILIIDPRAGHGPGIGGSKQDSEIGMALQNGHPVYFMLFYTDPFRGQTLVDVQRAQVLFLEEVHKRHPDSEKPAIIGNCQAGWAAALVAADRPDISGPLVLNGSPLSYWSGVEGANPMRYRGGLLGGVWVNSLLSDLGNGFFDGANLVANFEGLNPANTYWTKLYNVYDQVDTEEERFLDFEKWWGGFFMMTREEIHFIVENLFVGNRLERGRLWLQEGQELDLKKLEDPIVIFTSNGDNITPPQQALNWIPRVYETTEDLKRHKQVIIYIVHKDIGHLGIFVSGAIAKKEHNQIIGSVDMIPYLAPGLYEMVIEEEPSKPWMNDYKVRFEERSVEQILAYDDGIEDEEAFVPVSTLSQANDYLYKVFLSPIVQKCSNRYTAELAKQMHPLRVQRYVFSDLNPMMLPFKTMGRIVAKKRSPVDRENNYFARIEKYTSSLIEDSLNRYRDARDRKDEFLFKLTYDNPAMKLFFGPAIEGLVHGKKPEDEMQAKALRRESDRELWISKTGDGGFEEGLIRIMVAMVSADAIYDKSEMITAQQIIRKHPKLGIIKPDKFRKMVIEQSRILQVDREEALNTLPKLIHLKKDREEALQIAEQIAHADENFPEPEQQLLERLRNAMNIG